In Bacteroidota bacterium, a single window of DNA contains:
- a CDS encoding ADP-ribosylglycohydrolase family protein has product MLGAIAGDVIGSVFEWDNCRSTSFPLFVTESDFTDDTVLTVAVADWLVHGGDLSRLLHGYARAYPGRGYGGRFKKWIQSEKPQPYNSFGNGSAMRVSPVGFAATTLVSAMELARESAQVTHNHPEGIKGAQAVTSAIFLARHGAAKTEIREHIISVFEYDLGFTPGSIRDYYQFDETCQGSVPQAIVAFLESSDFESAIRLAISIGGDSDTIACITGGIAAAFYNHIPDSIYHEVTERLPDEFLSVLAAFDQKFPLATGG; this is encoded by the coding sequence ATTCTTGGTGCCATTGCCGGCGATGTGATCGGCTCGGTTTTCGAATGGGACAATTGCCGGTCCACCAGTTTTCCCCTGTTTGTGACTGAATCGGATTTTACCGATGACACCGTCCTTACCGTTGCCGTCGCCGATTGGCTGGTTCACGGCGGGGATCTTTCCCGTTTGCTGCATGGCTATGCACGGGCCTATCCGGGCAGAGGATATGGCGGCCGGTTTAAAAAGTGGATTCAATCAGAAAAACCACAACCCTACAACAGTTTTGGCAACGGGTCTGCCATGCGGGTCAGTCCGGTGGGATTTGCGGCAACCACGCTCGTGTCCGCCATGGAACTCGCCAGAGAAAGTGCGCAGGTTACTCACAATCATCCCGAAGGAATCAAGGGCGCACAGGCGGTGACTTCTGCCATCTTTCTTGCACGGCACGGGGCCGCTAAAACCGAAATCCGTGAACACATCATTTCTGTTTTTGAATATGACCTTGGGTTCACGCCCGGTTCCATCCGCGACTACTATCAATTCGATGAAACCTGTCAGGGATCGGTACCACAGGCCATCGTGGCCTTTCTTGAGAGCAGCGATTTTGAAAGTGCCATCCGTCTGGCCATATCCATCGGGGGTGACAGCGATACCATTGCCTGCATCACCGGCGGAATCGCCGCCGCGTTTTATAACCACATACCTGACAGCATATACCATGAAGTCACGGAACGGTTGCCCGATGAATTTCTATCGGTGCTGGCGGCCTTTGATCAGAAATTTCCGTTAGCCACCGGCGGCTAA